The Gossypium hirsutum isolate 1008001.06 chromosome D02, Gossypium_hirsutum_v2.1, whole genome shotgun sequence region TCAcataaaaatatttctttatattGAAACATCAAATTATTGTAGTATATATATTAGCTAAAGGGGAAGCGAGGGCCCTTACCTGGCACCCCTAACTTCATCCTTGATCTATCACTTGAAATGTGGAAACAAGCGGTGGAGTAGAACAATTTTTGTAAATACTTGCTCCCTACCAACTCTTCCATTACCATCACCTCTTACCACAAGCATTGCAATTACTTGATCGAAATAAACCATTTTTAAGTGGATAAATTCTGCTATTAATCCATTTCTTATTTGTAAGTTAtagaaattaatcatttttaaatggATAAATTCTGCTAAAATTGCTGTCCTAATCATAAATCTGCCACACTTACAGTTGCCAATTGCACAATTACCTGCATAGATACCTGCAAATTCTCTCCCAATGGCTTATTTAAAGACTAAACTCATTACTGACACAACGTACTTGTAAATAAAACGTATCTTAGTCAGGTTACAATGGACAATTCCAATTGAGTAAAAATTGgcataaaatagaatttaaatttgATCCTTAATTAAGGATGGTATATAATGTATATTCAATCTAGAACAACAATTTGTTTTTACAATTGTAACAGTGATTTACTGATTACTCATCCGCATTTCATCTCATGAAAAATTTGTTAAGCCACCTAGAAAGTGTCAACATCACCCAGTCTCTGTGAGAGTACCTGCTGCAGACATTTGAAAGCTTTGTGATAATTCAAGAACCCCATGAACCAGATATCGAAACCATCCACTGTCACAATTTCCACGTACTTTtgccatggtttcttcatgttTTCACTCTGGTTCACCCCCTTTATTTTCTCAACTGGAACCACAACCTTGTAATGGACTCTCAGAAATTCTCCATTTGCAGAAGGTACTTTGATTGATCTATCACTGCAAAAGGCAACCTTTTCGGATGAGATGAAAAGTAGGCCAGCAATAGGGCCTGCTGTTGTTGATAAATAGCATTGGCAAGCCTTCAACAGCTTCTCCCCTTCTTTGAAACTAAACAATTGCTTGAAAATCTTCTCTAACCCTCCTACTTGAAGAATCCTTGCCCCTAAACTCAGCTTTCCCTTCACTGTTTCACTGATCTTTGGCCCCAGTCTCACTGTAGTTTCAAAAATGAAAACTATAGCTTTCATTTCACTTTAATCTTAAGAGACATCATTAATATAACTGATAGCTTTAGAGTGTTCATACCATGCTCTCGGACTCCATGGGCGAACGTATCGGTTTTCTTCCCTAGCAAGTTCATCCTTTTGAGTACAAAGTTTCCTTTGCCTGCAATTAGAAAC contains the following coding sequences:
- the LOC107909014 gene encoding GEM-like protein 4 is translated as MKNQMLKQVIGVPIKAASYRVERRTSRQYLPDAAGQYHVSSQGCTKSKGNFVLKRMNLLGKKTDTFAHGVREHVRLGPKISETVKGKLSLGARILQVGGLEKIFKQLFSFKEGEKLLKACQCYLSTTAGPIAGLLFISSEKVAFCSDRSIKVPSANGEFLRVHYKVVVPVEKIKGVNQSENMKKPWQKYVEIVTVDGFDIWFMGFLNYHKAFKCLQQVLSQRLGDVDTF